A stretch of Desulfobacter hydrogenophilus DNA encodes these proteins:
- the rsmA gene encoding 16S rRNA (adenine(1518)-N(6)/adenine(1519)-N(6))-dimethyltransferase RsmA gives MTHPGELLKKNSLYAGKELGQNFLSNPATAQMIVDRTGVDKEMIVLEIGPGLGAITLPLARACKQVVAVEKDRRIIPLLEEELANEGIRNVTIINQDILKTDIRELAGTKKLVVIGNLPYNISSQILFQLITIRQVVTRAFLMFQKELAERLLSPAGNRNYSRLAAVVQYASKIERVADIRPNNFFPRPDVNSTVLRFDFFETKGMGKEDEILLFSVIKAAFSKRRKTLHNAMADGELGLTKEIVGIALENAGIDPSRRAETLNVQEFIDLSKAVGKVSTNES, from the coding sequence ATGACGCATCCTGGTGAGTTATTAAAGAAAAACAGTTTATATGCCGGAAAGGAATTGGGCCAGAATTTTTTGTCCAACCCCGCGACAGCCCAGATGATTGTGGATAGAACCGGCGTTGATAAAGAGATGATCGTGCTTGAAATAGGTCCGGGATTAGGGGCAATCACCCTGCCTTTGGCAAGGGCCTGCAAGCAGGTTGTGGCCGTTGAAAAAGACCGCCGTATCATTCCTCTGCTTGAAGAAGAACTAGCCAATGAGGGAATCAGAAATGTTACCATTATCAATCAGGACATTTTAAAAACAGATATCAGGGAGCTTGCAGGAACGAAAAAACTGGTGGTGATCGGGAATCTACCATACAATATTTCATCCCAGATCCTTTTTCAACTGATTACAATCCGGCAGGTTGTAACACGCGCGTTTCTGATGTTTCAAAAAGAGCTTGCCGAACGCCTTCTTTCACCAGCCGGTAATAGGAACTATTCAAGGCTTGCTGCGGTGGTTCAGTATGCATCAAAAATAGAACGGGTTGCAGATATCCGGCCCAATAATTTTTTTCCAAGGCCGGACGTAAATTCCACGGTCCTGCGCTTTGATTTTTTTGAAACCAAAGGCATGGGAAAAGAGGACGAGATCCTGCTGTTCAGCGTAATCAAGGCCGCATTTTCCAAACGAAGAAAAACGCTTCACAATGCCATGGCTGACGGCGAACTGGGCTTAACAAAAGAAATTGTGGGTATTGCCCTTGAAAATGCGGGTATTGACCCCTCACGGCGGGCTGAAACCCTAAATGTACAGGAGTTTATAGATCTGTCAAAAGCGGTGGGGAAAGTTAGCACCAATGAATCATGA
- a CDS encoding HD-GYP domain-containing protein: MIELRISIDKLIDIVRQGGQVKTGVDVYDSNGTLLLAKNVMVNKTKPLKFLRNNGLRHVPVASNGGVFDASGNKIELGSADMPHPLPDSFLYPEPIKTQNVTDRLKEILELRRLAESISIKAQAIIKNAVNQIRQTQGEFDVDAVSKQASELASFAEHKNHPFAYTPREWFFYDDYFYNHATNVCALGSQVLHRFNSAFSKIMEKSLWSSPALAGNGSSGMFSYYYPEEIDEMSFGLFIYDLGKSMVPENLLNKTSALSKDETELLRRHASDFGFMVIEKNHLSSTVLSNMIRYHHGPLYEEEPGCYPLGLECGMMPPYVRICKLMDIYDAMISKRCYQDAVNQVTAVTGLFRSYVHKDPILQFILHAFVKTVGLYPPGSIVFLKNGQMAYVLENEGPLVLPFTDKNQVPLTSGPDPFNAGKQTGVLAIDSDRSIRQPKKIWDCLPAFIREIALPKDQVAAAVAAISTI, translated from the coding sequence ATGATTGAACTAAGGATTTCAATAGATAAGCTGATTGACATTGTTCGCCAGGGTGGCCAGGTTAAAACCGGAGTGGATGTGTATGACAGCAACGGCACCCTGCTTTTAGCCAAAAATGTGATGGTGAATAAGACAAAGCCGCTTAAATTTCTTCGTAACAACGGACTTCGGCATGTTCCGGTGGCAAGCAATGGGGGCGTGTTTGACGCATCTGGTAATAAAATAGAGCTGGGATCTGCCGACATGCCCCATCCGTTGCCTGATTCATTTTTATATCCGGAACCCATCAAAACTCAAAACGTAACCGACCGGCTCAAAGAAATCCTGGAACTGCGCAGGCTTGCCGAATCCATAAGTATCAAAGCCCAGGCCATCATAAAAAATGCCGTGAACCAGATCCGGCAGACACAGGGAGAGTTTGATGTGGATGCCGTATCAAAGCAGGCATCGGAACTTGCATCATTTGCCGAACATAAGAACCACCCCTTTGCATACACGCCAAGGGAGTGGTTTTTCTATGATGACTATTTTTACAACCATGCCACCAATGTCTGCGCCTTGGGTTCCCAGGTGTTGCACCGGTTCAACAGCGCTTTTTCAAAGATAATGGAAAAATCACTCTGGTCATCACCAGCACTTGCGGGCAATGGATCCTCCGGAATGTTTTCCTATTACTACCCCGAGGAGATAGATGAAATGTCCTTTGGCTTGTTCATCTATGATCTGGGAAAATCCATGGTGCCGGAAAATCTTTTAAACAAGACATCTGCCCTGAGCAAAGATGAAACCGAACTGCTGCGCAGGCACGCCAGTGATTTTGGATTTATGGTTATTGAAAAAAATCATCTGAGCAGTACTGTGCTCAGCAACATGATCCGGTATCATCATGGGCCACTATATGAGGAAGAACCTGGGTGTTATCCTCTGGGGCTGGAGTGTGGAATGATGCCGCCCTATGTCAGAATATGCAAACTGATGGACATCTATGACGCCATGATTTCCAAACGGTGCTATCAGGATGCCGTTAACCAGGTTACTGCCGTCACCGGCCTGTTCCGCAGTTATGTGCACAAAGATCCCATCTTGCAGTTTATTCTCCATGCGTTTGTTAAAACCGTTGGACTCTATCCACCGGGCAGCATTGTTTTTCTTAAAAATGGACAGATGGCCTATGTCCTTGAAAACGAGGGCCCCCTTGTCCTTCCTTTTACAGACAAAAACCAAGTTCCATTGACATCCGGACCGGATCCTTTTAACGCCGGAAAACAGACCGGCGTCCTTGCCATTGACAGTGACAGAAGCATCAGGCAACCCAAAAAAATATGGGACTGTTTGCCTGCTTTTATCAGGGAAATTGCCCTGCCCAAGGATCAGGTGGCAGCTGCCGTTGCCGCAATTTCAACTATATAA
- a CDS encoding ribose-phosphate diphosphokinase, producing MTDDLKIFSGGSNPDLATKICRHIGIPLSSMKTSRFSNDNLFVQIKESVREDDIFVVQSLTTPVSDHLMELMITLDALRSASAKRITAVIPYYSYARSDKKDAPRISITARLVADLLKTAGADRVLTMDLHADAVHGFFSIPVDHLTAMPTICDYFAALLDLSKVVVVATDAGGAKRAGRFANRLNTSLAIIDKRRLSDSDVEQGLVVGHVKGLDAIVFDDEISTGGTLVSTVDTLRRAGADNIYVGATHPVLCGQAVENLSQTVISGIVVTNTVHIPAEKQFPQLKSLSVAPLFARAIKHIHTGESVSALFKP from the coding sequence ATGACAGACGATTTAAAAATATTTTCCGGTGGATCCAATCCGGATCTGGCAACAAAAATCTGTAGGCATATCGGAATTCCCTTAAGTTCTATGAAAACGTCCCGGTTTTCAAATGACAATTTATTTGTTCAGATTAAGGAAAGTGTTAGAGAAGATGATATATTTGTGGTCCAGTCTTTAACCACACCTGTCAGTGATCATCTCATGGAGCTGATGATTACCCTGGATGCCTTGCGTAGCGCATCTGCCAAACGGATTACAGCTGTCATTCCCTATTATTCTTATGCCAGGTCCGATAAAAAAGATGCCCCAAGAATTTCCATTACTGCCCGTCTGGTGGCGGATCTTTTAAAAACTGCCGGAGCAGACCGGGTGTTGACTATGGATCTGCACGCTGATGCCGTGCATGGATTTTTCAGCATTCCCGTAGATCATTTAACAGCCATGCCCACAATATGTGATTATTTTGCAGCGCTTTTGGATCTGTCAAAGGTTGTGGTTGTGGCCACGGATGCCGGCGGGGCTAAAAGAGCCGGCCGGTTTGCCAATCGTCTGAATACCTCCCTTGCTATCATTGACAAACGTCGACTCAGCGATTCAGATGTTGAGCAGGGATTGGTTGTGGGTCATGTAAAGGGTTTGGATGCCATTGTTTTTGACGATGAAATATCCACAGGGGGAACCTTGGTGAGCACGGTTGATACCTTGAGACGGGCAGGCGCGGATAATATTTATGTTGGTGCAACCCATCCGGTGCTTTGCGGCCAGGCTGTGGAAAATTTAAGTCAAACCGTCATATCTGGAATTGTGGTCACCAACACGGTGCATATCCCTGCAGAAAAACAGTTTCCCCAGCTTAAATCCTTGTCCGTGGCACCGCTTTTTGCCCGGGCCATCAAGCATATTCATACAGGAGAAAGTGTATCAGCACTTTTTAAGCCGTAA
- a CDS encoding YeeE/YedE thiosulfate transporter family protein: MDGQLNWFKGGLLLGAAFLLAVAFVNPIGVSTQFVIADGIIWNLFSDTVIQKDTANKSGYASPNAYLNKSGGKYAKNVAKPLNYSFVFVIAMVIGAFLSARLGGPHPTTQDRIAPEPWRTRFGQNPVPRYVTVFLAGVLVLFGARLAGGCTSGHMMSGMMQTSLSGYLFALGTFAAAVPIAVLVYKRI, translated from the coding sequence ATGGACGGACAATTGAATTGGTTTAAAGGCGGCCTTTTATTGGGAGCCGCATTTCTTCTGGCGGTGGCCTTCGTGAACCCCATCGGAGTATCCACCCAGTTTGTCATTGCCGACGGTATTATTTGGAATCTGTTTTCCGACACGGTCATTCAGAAAGATACAGCAAACAAATCAGGATATGCCAGCCCCAATGCATATTTGAATAAAAGTGGCGGGAAATACGCCAAAAATGTTGCAAAGCCTTTGAACTACAGTTTTGTATTTGTCATTGCCATGGTCATTGGTGCCTTTCTCTCGGCACGATTGGGCGGACCACACCCAACGACCCAGGACCGCATTGCCCCTGAGCCCTGGCGAACCCGTTTTGGACAAAACCCTGTGCCGCGGTATGTAACTGTATTTTTAGCCGGTGTGCTGGTTCTTTTCGGGGCACGTCTGGCCGGCGGGTGTACCAGTGGACATATGATGAGCGGCATGATGCAAACATCTTTGAGCGGATATCTGTTCGCCCTTGGCACATTTGCCGCAGCCGTTCCCATTGCTGTACTTGTTTACAAAAGAATATAG